The following are encoded together in the Glycine max cultivar Williams 82 chromosome 8, Glycine_max_v4.0, whole genome shotgun sequence genome:
- the LOC100527150 gene encoding protein tyrosine phosphatase-like protein, which translates to MAGFFSLLRRLYLSLYNWTVLFGWCQVLYFVLKTLNESGHQYVYNAAEKPLLYAQTAAVLEILHGLVGLVRSPVTATLPQISSRLFLVWGILWSFPETRSHVLVTSLLISWSITEIIRYSFFGFKETFGFTPSWLLWLRYSSFLVLYPTGISSEVGLIYIALPFIKASEKYCIRMPNKLNSSFDYFYAAIVAMGIYVPGSPHLYTYMLAQRKKALSKSKRE; encoded by the exons ATGGCtggtttcttctctcttctaaGACGCCTCTATCTCTCCCTTTACAATTGGACCGTTTTGTTTGGATG GTGTCAAGTTCTGTATTTTGTTCTCAAGACATTGAACGAATCGGGTCATCAATATGTTTACAATGCAGCAGAAAAGCCTTTGCTTTATGCTCAAACCGCTGCTGTGTTAGAG ATTCTTCATGGCTTGGTAG GATTGGTGAGGTCTCCAGTAACAGCAACATTGCCACAGATAAGTTCAAGGCTTTTCCTGGTTTGGGGCATCTTATGGAGTTTTCCTGAG ACTCGGTCCCATGTGCTTGTTACCTCCCTACTAATCAGCTGGTCCATCACAGAG ATCATTCGCTATTCTTTCTTTGGCTTTAAAGAGACTTTTGGATTTACTCCATCATGGCTTTTGTGGCTTAG ATATAGCAGCTTCTTAGTTTTGTATCCAACAGGCATAAGCAGTGAAGTTGGTCTAATATACATTGCCCTACCATTCATTAAG GCATCTGAGAAGTATTGCATAAGGATGCCAAACAAATTGAACTCATCATTTGATTACTTCTATGCCGCGATTGTTGCAATGGGAATCTATGTTCCAG GTAGTCCTCACTTGTACACGTACATGCTTGCACAGAGGAAGAAAGCTCTCTCCAAATCGAAGAGAGAGTAA
- the LOC102664192 gene encoding uncharacterized mitochondrial protein AtMg00810-like: protein MDPNLKLMTYQSEVYPDPERYRRLVGKLICLTITRPNISFFVEVVSQFMQNPHLDHWNAVMRILRYVKRALGQGLLYEDKGNTQLSRYCDVDWADCPMDRRSASSYCVFIGGNLISWKSKKQIVVAQSNAEVEYRSMAMVTCELIWIKQFLQELRFCEELQMKLYCDN from the coding sequence ATGGATCCAAATCTGAAGCTCATGACATATCAAAGTGAAGTTTATCCTGACCCCGAGAGATATAGGAGGCTTGTGGGAAAACTCATTTGCCTCACCATTACCAGACCTAATATCTCCTTTTTTGTGGAAGTGGTTAGCCAATTTATGCAGAATCCTCATTTGGACCATTGGAATGCTGTCATGCGTATTCTAAGATATGTTAAGAGAGCTCTTGGACAAGGATTGTTGTATGAAGACAAGGGTAATACGCAACTATCGAGATATTGTGATGTTGATTGGGCTGACTGTCCCATGGATAGGAGATCTGCATCCAGTTATTGTGTCTTCATTGGAGGAAATCTTATCTCTTGGAAAAGCAAGAAGCAAATTGTTGTTGCTCAGTCCAATGCAGAAGTTGAATATCGATCTATGGCTATGGTTACTTGTGAACTCATCTGGATTAAACAATTTCTGCAAGAATTGAGGTTCTGTGAAGAGTTGCAAATGAAGTTGTACTGTGATAATTAG